The Oxalobacteraceae bacterium OTU3CINTB1 genome includes a window with the following:
- a CDS encoding HAMP domain-containing histidine kinase, which yields MQASDQATSEDDLSRLSRQILGMRDLVFAEWESEVRRLVAGAKHILHPILINTLPVFYDNIAEALSPDHPRQHATSNNDIAAAHGNERARMTSYGPDQIIHEYQIFRDVFSRVADAQGVSLNRAEWGIVNASIDCAVREAVKKFTAMHDSMRQRVAASLSHDMRNPLSVIVNGAHLLTLGPPAEKTQGLAGKIRDNGRRLSAMIEELLDVLSFHKGETVPLDLSRFDLLELARQVCADANVSDAKCSVGGSSLVGYWCEKSLRRALENLVANAIKYGDGAEVAIKVDGAHDRMMLSVHNTGNPIPAENRTRIFQYLWRQDSARDQRGWGIGLPFVQSVAESHGGSVAVDSSQEQGTTFLIDLPIDCRPFVAAELP from the coding sequence ATGCAAGCGTCGGATCAAGCCACCAGCGAAGACGATTTATCTCGATTGTCGCGGCAAATCCTGGGGATGCGGGATCTCGTCTTCGCGGAATGGGAAAGCGAGGTTCGGCGCCTGGTTGCCGGCGCCAAGCACATCTTGCACCCTATTCTCATCAATACCTTGCCTGTATTTTACGACAATATTGCAGAGGCGCTCAGCCCGGACCATCCACGTCAGCACGCCACCAGCAACAACGACATCGCGGCGGCACACGGCAACGAGCGCGCCAGGATGACGTCGTACGGGCCTGATCAGATCATCCACGAGTATCAGATTTTTCGTGACGTTTTTTCGCGGGTGGCGGACGCCCAGGGTGTCTCGCTGAACCGCGCCGAGTGGGGCATCGTGAATGCGTCGATAGACTGCGCCGTCCGCGAGGCGGTCAAGAAATTCACGGCGATGCACGACTCGATGCGCCAGCGTGTCGCCGCGTCCCTGTCGCACGATATGCGCAATCCGCTCTCGGTGATCGTCAACGGCGCCCACTTGCTGACGCTGGGGCCGCCGGCGGAGAAAACCCAAGGCCTGGCGGGAAAAATACGCGACAACGGCCGGCGCCTGAGCGCAATGATCGAAGAATTACTGGACGTGTTAAGTTTTCACAAGGGCGAGACCGTTCCGCTCGACCTGTCCCGTTTCGATCTCCTCGAACTGGCCAGGCAGGTGTGCGCGGACGCCAATGTCAGTGACGCTAAATGTTCGGTGGGCGGCTCGTCCCTGGTGGGCTACTGGTGCGAGAAATCGTTGCGCAGAGCGCTGGAAAATCTCGTCGCCAACGCGATCAAATATGGCGACGGCGCGGAGGTGGCGATCAAGGTCGATGGCGCCCACGACCGCATGATGCTGTCCGTGCACAACACGGGCAATCCGATCCCGGCGGAAAATCGAACGCGGATTTTCCAGTACCTGTGGCGTCAAGATAGCGCCCGGGACCAAAGGGGATGGGGTATCGGCCTGCCGTTCGTGCAGTCGGTGGCGGAAAGCCACGGCGGCAGCGTGGCGGTCGATAGCTCACAGGAACAGGGCACGACGTTTTTGATCGACCTGCCGATCGATTGCCGCCCGTTCGTCGCCGCAGAGCTGCCTTAG
- a CDS encoding AraC family transcriptional regulator, with protein sequence MDTLSRLIALYPVRTALDVRCHFGAPWLLDHPQAEPGVAPYHLITRGTATIDGADGLVVHAGDVIVFPHGASHRLYAGDPARATPPTTSGAGLLRYKGNEGEGAPTDILCGEFRFDVDAAGGGLLAALPDVLVVHTDEGAEARGLRQVMQVLQAEAEAPRDGSDAIVRQLASALFALLIRGWLAQAPGVPGLFAVLAERRLQPALHAMLDAPQQPWTLATLAALCHMSRATFARVFGRAAGAAPAEVLTRLRMARAARWLEAGGHAAGAVAEMVGYQSEAAFHRAFKRQYGVGPGAWRRGGRTTAEFTAPAAYE encoded by the coding sequence ATGGATACCCTCAGCCGGCTGATTGCCCTCTACCCCGTGCGCACTGCGCTCGACGTCCGTTGCCACTTCGGCGCGCCCTGGCTGCTCGACCACCCGCAAGCGGAACCCGGCGTAGCCCCCTATCACTTGATTACGCGCGGCACGGCAACGATCGATGGCGCAGACGGGCTGGTGGTGCACGCCGGCGACGTCATCGTGTTCCCGCACGGCGCCTCGCATCGCCTCTACGCCGGTGATCCGGCGCGCGCCACGCCGCCGACGACAAGCGGCGCCGGCTTGCTGCGCTACAAAGGCAACGAAGGCGAGGGCGCGCCGACAGATATCCTGTGCGGTGAATTCCGTTTTGATGTCGACGCTGCGGGCGGCGGCCTGCTGGCGGCGCTGCCGGACGTGCTGGTGGTGCACACCGACGAGGGTGCCGAGGCGCGGGGATTGCGCCAGGTGATGCAAGTGCTGCAGGCGGAGGCGGAAGCACCGCGCGATGGCTCCGATGCGATCGTGCGGCAACTGGCGTCGGCGCTGTTCGCCCTGTTGATCCGCGGTTGGCTGGCGCAGGCGCCGGGCGTGCCGGGATTGTTCGCGGTGCTGGCCGAGCGGCGCCTGCAGCCGGCGTTGCACGCCATGCTGGATGCGCCGCAACAGCCATGGACCCTGGCGACGCTGGCCGCGCTATGCCACATGTCGCGCGCCACGTTCGCGCGCGTGTTCGGCCGGGCCGCCGGCGCGGCGCCGGCCGAAGTGCTGACCCGTCTGCGCATGGCGCGGGCGGCGCGGTGGCTCGAAGCGGGCGGCCACGCGGCCGGCGCGGTCGCCGAAATGGTGGGATACCAGTCGGAGGCGGCGTTTCACCGCGCCTTCAAACGTCAGTACGGGGTGGGGCCGGGCGCGTGGCGCCGCGGCGGCCGGACGACGGCAGAATTCACCGCGCCTGCGGCGTACGAATAA